The DNA segment AACAGCTGATGTGTGTGGAAAGGCACAAAGGATGCTTCCCAGGGTCTCTATGAGGGACATGTCCTCTTCCCACAGCCGTTACCAGTACAGTGTCATGATGGGAGATCGGAAACTCCAGGGTACATTATCAGGGTTGGTGGTCCCTGTCAGCCGCGTCGTCGTTCACCCTCAGTTCTCAACAAGTGGAACCGTTAAAAATGACCTTGCTCTTCTCCGGCTCCGCTACCCTGTAAATTTCACTGGCGTTATCCAGCCTATATGCATCCCTGAGAAGACTTTCCGCGTGCAAGCTGGGACCAGGTGCTGGGTGACCGGATGGGGAAGGAAGCAAGAATTTGGTGAGACGGTGAGGAGGTAGTAACCTTGGGTAGAGGGGGGCAGCCTTATCCCTGGAGTAAGCAATAGCACTAAagtggtggggtgggagaggctACCACCTGGCGGGTGGGTAAGGGAGCAGCCAGGTTAATGGTTCCCAAATGGCTGGAGCCCAGAAATTGATTGAAATCTTTTGTTGCAACACAAATATTTGATGCCAGCCATTTATGAAAGGCACCAGTCCTGGGAACCAGAGCTGTCCTCTGAAGAAAAAATACATGGGCAAAGTCTCCTGCAGATTTGTGGGGAAGTGTGCCTGACTGGTTTGGGGGTATTTTTAGGTTCCTTGGGGACAGAACCGGATGCTCTGGAGTTCTCTCCAGGGTTAACTCTTCAGGATGTGATGAGTTGTCTGCCAGTCAGAGCTGTCTGTTGCTGGAAGTACTTGCCTTGGTGTGTAGGGAACTTTCTGTCCTTGGGCGTCTTGGCAGAGCCAGAAGACCCCTGTTGCTGAGGCTATAGGGCCTCTTATCTCTGGAAAGAGCCTGGATTGTTGCTTTCGGGTGCTCCTTGTCTGAGCATCTGTGATTCTGCTTTAAAGTAAAGGCATTTTGCCAATGTATGCGATGCCTTTCATGATTACTATTGATACGCAGAGTGGCAGATGCTTGGTTATCATTTCTCACAATGGTCAGGCTTGCCTCTTCCTGTCCTGATCTGTTCTTCCTTATTTTGTTGTGGATTTGGTTCCTACCTTCTCTTCTCCCCTTGCCAGCTTGgggcttcagtttcttccattGTCAGATGGGGACAATGACCTCTATAATGCCTTCTTCAGGGGGGAGGTGGGATTTAAGGTGTTTGGGGGCTTATCACTCACCTGTGCAGATCTACCACCTGCCGAGTTTCTTCTTTGTTTGTAGAAGGCCCACTTGTGTCTGAAGTTCTCCAGGAGATCGACCAATATATCATGTACTATGAAAAATGTAATGGGCTGCTCCAGATGGCCCTACGAACAGATAAGGATTTAGTACAAGAAGGAGTGATCTGCGGCTATAATAGTATAGGAAAAGATTCTTGTCAGGTAAGTTCATGGGTCCCTTGCCACGTCTGTATCCTTCTTCCCCAGTGACAGGGCCTGGGTTATTTCCCACCTTATCTTTCAGTCTTTACTTAAGGAGATTCAGGGGAGAACCCCTCATGATACCCATGAGCCGGCCTGGCCTGTTTCTCCAATAGGGGGGAGCCCTACATCCTGGGGGTGCTGCCAGGATGCAGTGAAGTTGGGGGTGATGATGATAATCATGTAGTTCCTGTAATTGAGTTCTTTTTATGGGCACTTCTGTGCCAGTTTCAGCATTCACCCACATTAGCTCAGTCTCCCAGCTCACAACCCAGCCACCTAGACATTATACATCTTATTATACAGATGTGGGCCCTCCAGAGACAGAAGTTCCAGGGCCTCTGGGAGTGCCTGTAGGAGCCCTGGGCCCACAGCATCCCCTCTGCCCTGAGCAGCTTCCTGAGCGGGGGACAGGTCTCAGAGGATGAGTGTTTGGATCCTGGCAAGAGGAGAACAtcactgtgggagagggagcagtGAGTTCGAGGCTCAAGGTCTGAAGCACCGGTCTTGTTTAGGGAATGGGTTTCCAGTCTGGAGCAATGAGGAGGCCAGTATGGCCAGAGTAGGGGCTGGAGTCAGAATGTGTGGCCTGCAGTGCTGTGCTGCGCTTCTTGGTCCTGTCCAGGCAGGCCTGTAGGCCGGGAGTTTGTTTTCTCCATGTGGGCAATGGTGCTGAGCCCCAGGCAGGACCTGGGCTcatggaggggtggaggggatCTGAAGCACATTGTCATCAGTTCTTGGTAACCAATTGCATGTGAGGATGGGAGTGAGGGAGAGCTTGAAGAGGACTCTGAGTTTCGGACTGAGCTGGTTGGTGGGGGGCACCAGAGCAGTTTTGGAAAAGGATGTGCAGTGTTTGCATGAGCTGGGATGAGTATGTGGGATGTCTTGAGAGTGTAGCTTAATATATGGAGTCAGCTGGCTGTATGGTCAGGAGCTCTACAGAAACTTAGGCTAGGTGTACGGATTAAGGGGCTCAGTGCAGAGGTCGTATTTGAAGTGTTTAACAACCACTGTAGtataggagggcttccctggtggctcagtggtagagaatctgtgtGCAGTGCAGCAgccgcaggagacctgggttcaatccctgggttgggaagatcccttggaggagagcatggcaacccaccccagtattcttgcctggagagtctcatggacagaggagcctggcgggctcgaagagctggacatgactaaagcaacttagcacacatgcacgtagTGTAGGAAATGACCAGTCATAATGTCTTCAGAGGATACTAAAATTTTCCAGTTGACTTTTCAGTCCTCAGTTCTTACCATCACGGAAATCTGGGCCTGGGAGATGTCTGGGGAAGGCTCACAGATGCCCGTCTCTCAGTGTCTTGCTGTGCAGTCAGCCTGCCCTGATGTGGGTGCTCTTCCATTCCTgatgtttgatttctttctctttttcagggAGATTCTGGGGGCCCTCTGGTCTGTCAGTACAGTACCACATGGGTCCAGGTAGGGATTGTGAGCTGGGGCGTTGGCTGTGGTCGTAACAATACGCCTGGAGTTTACACAGAAACTGCTCTCTACGCTAAGTGGCTAGTTGCAGTGGTGAACAAGGCTGCCTCTTTGTATCCAGTGGTGCTCCTCCTGTTGCTGTGTGTGGTGTTGCCCCTGGGCCTCCTGGTGACCCTGTGATCACCCTGGTCCACACTCCCCCCTGTTTCTGAGTCTCACACCTAGCCCTGCCTCTGACCTCCCACTCCTACTTTAGTGCCAATTCCTGAATTCCATTTGGTATCCACTGATCTTGTGGAGATTCACATGACAGAGAGCTGGCAGCAAGAAGCCCTGGAAGTTTCCCTGCCTCATCCATGTCTACCCCTTGGCCGTGCTCTGCTTGCCAGGAAGGAGTGGGTGAAAACATCCCAGCTGGATGGACAGCGATCTGCCAGGTGGACATGATGCTTCATCCACATCATGGGGAACATCTGGCAAAGAAGAGACATCGTCACTGGTGAAGCAGTGTTAGATCTGACACTTTTATCAAACCGGTCTGTGTGGTGATTGTTGGGAGAGAGTGAGGAGGCCCTACCATGTCTTCATGTGACTCAGTTATCTAGGTTTGGAAAAGGTCCCCTGCTCCCCAGCGTAGATCCACCTGTGAGTATCTGCCTCTGCCACACAAGCCCTCCGGGGGCAACCCAGTCTTGGAACCCCCTTCCCAGGGCTCCAGTGGCCACATCCAGGCTCACCCCAAGTTGTGTTGAAGTATTACAGAGTGTGGAGACTTCTGATGTCAACCCAATAAATGTTTGGAGAATCATTTGTGTGTTCTGCAGCTCTACTGGTCTGGGGTCACTGAAGAGAACTTATCTCACATTTAGCTTAGGAAAGTATTCATGGTCTTTTAAAACCCTGGAGTGAAGTGATTTGATGTGATGTGAGTGGACAGATGGCTTTAGAAGTTGGGTCCTGCTTCTGTGTCCCTCATAGCCATTAGCATCTCTGCAGGGACCTTTGCAGGTGAGTTTGCTAGCCACTGCATCTGGGAAGGAGGGAGtgagagagaagcctggaagcCGGAGAGGGGTCAGGGCGTTATGCCTAAACATCACCCCACTTTTCTGTGTGATTCTGTTGCTCCCCTTCTAGGTTTATGGAGCCTGGAGCACCGGACTGCCTTGGCCAGGCTATGGAGAACAGCACTGAGACTCAGGGAGGGGACAGTTTGGGTCGCTTACTggggttcagacagtaaagaatctggccgcaatgcaggagacctgggtttgatccctggttcaggaagatcccctggagaaggaaatggccacccactcccgtgttcttgcctggggaattccttgggcagtggagcctggtgggctgcactccatgggtcgcaaagcattggacatgactgagcagccaaCACCACACACAGTGTGTCTCTACTGGCCTGTTTCCCTCACTACCGTGTGGTCCCAGATTACCTCTCTGTCATTGTGCAGAGCACTTCActgtttcttgatttctttcatgaaaGTTTGAGTTTGCCTTCTTTTAGGAGAGGATCGTGCATTTTGCATATGGGGAGAAGGTGCATATGAATAGTTAGGTGAATAAAAAAGTCAACTTGATGGTCTTATGGCTTCTTTCAGACCCTTCCTTCTGGGCATATATGGTGTCAGGATAAAGAATACATTTCCAACCTTCCCACCTGTCTTAAGTTTGGTAATAAGTTCTGGTCAATAAAATGTAAGTAGTGATGTTGAGTATGAATTTTGGAAGGTATTAAAGATACCTTTCAAAGAAAGGAGAACAAGCCCTTTGTCACTTTCTTCTTTGCTGGCTAGAGTATATTCATGGTGACTGGAGCTTGAGCAGCAATCTTGGAACATGAGGAACATGTTAAGGGTATAGAACAGAAATTCAGAAGGAACTTGACTCTCTGGAATTTATAGAGCAAATATAGATGCCATCACATCTCTTTATGCAAGAGAGAAATAAACTCTCTTAATTGAGCCACCATCATCTTCAGTTTCAGTTACTCATAGAAAAATCTCACTTTAATTCAGTTGGTATTATAGCTTTATTTCTGGATTGTTATGAATAGaagcttttaaaatcatttcttatttagactaaattatttttatttctactttgctATGTGCCATTGCTtccttctctcagttcagttcagttgctcagttgtgtccgactctttgcgaccccatgaaccgcagcatgccaggccttcctgtccatcaccaactcccggagtccacccaaacccatgtccattgagtcgatgatgccatccaaccatctcatcccctgtcgtccccttttcctcctgccctcaatctttcccagcatcagggtcttttccaatgaatcagcttttcacatcaggtggccaaagtactggagtttcagcttcaacatcagtccttccaatgaacacccaggactgatctcctttagtatggactggttggatctccttgcagtccaagggactctcaggagtcttctccaataccacagtttaaaagcatcaattcttctgcactccgTCTCTAGTcatatttaaaaactgataagGTTAGAGGTTTATGTTGATGAATGACTATTATCTCAAtgtatttctcttattattttctttattgaggtataatttatatacagtaaaatgcACATATTGCAGTGTACTCTTTTATGAGTTTTAACAAATACATACCCATGTTAACATCAAAATCATGATGGAGAACATCTCCATTGATCCAGATGCTGCTTTATATTCCTTTCTATCATCCCCTCCCAGAGATAACCTTTGTTCTGTTTACTGTCACATTAGAGTTGCAGGTTATTGTATCTCACATTAATGGAACCATACAGTCTGTTCTTTTGGGTCTGCCTTCCAcatactgtttttgtcttttttccttccagttttattgacatataattgacatatagcactgtataagtttgaGGCGTACAGcctaatgatttgacttacatatgtcatgaaatgattaccatattAAGTTTGGTGAGCAGCCATCATCttataaacacaaaattaaagaaatagaaatacacTTTTCCTTGTGAGAACTCTTATGATTTGTTCTCTTTGCAGCTTTCATATGTAACATGTGATATTGTTAATTATActaatcatgttgtacattacatccctagaatttatttatcttataactggaagtttgtaccttttgactgccttcattcaATTCCACATActgtttttgagattaatccaTGTTCTCATGTGTATCATCAGttgattcctttttattgctaaatagttATCCATTTCATGAGTTTTCACAGTTCATTAATTctcttgttgatggacatttgggatgTTTCTAGTtaggggctattatga comes from the Bos mutus isolate GX-2022 chromosome 22, NWIPB_WYAK_1.1, whole genome shotgun sequence genome and includes:
- the LOC102267208 gene encoding serine protease 42 isoform X2, which produces MCWVAVPLPAAFAKTWEANPHLTPVPQARLDPPPACGQVFLKILGGHDSEEGKWPWQVSLRVRNRHVCGASLVTERWVLTAGHCILSRYQYSVMMGDRKLQGTLSGLVVPVSRVVVHPQFSTSGTVKNDLALLRLRYPVNFTGVIQPICIPEKTFRVQAGTRCWVTGWGRKQEFEGPLVSEVLQEIDQYIMYYEKCNGLLQMALRTDKDLVQEGVICGYNSIGKDSCQGDSGGPLVCQYSTTWVQVGIVSWGVGCGRNNTPGVYTETALYAKWLVAVVNKAASLYPVVLLLLLCVVLPLGLLVTL
- the LOC102267208 gene encoding putative serine protease 42 isoform X1, with translation MASLGGPHTLLVWLLLLQPWLTEASEDGSATSLPPPAPSGGDAKNRTVAQPPLRGASEVPKLVEFSLACGQVFLKILGGHDSEEGKWPWQVSLRVRNRHVCGASLVTERWVLTAGHCILSRYQYSVMMGDRKLQGTLSGLVVPVSRVVVHPQFSTSGTVKNDLALLRLRYPVNFTGVIQPICIPEKTFRVQAGTRCWVTGWGRKQEFEGPLVSEVLQEIDQYIMYYEKCNGLLQMALRTDKDLVQEGVICGYNSIGKDSCQGDSGGPLVCQYSTTWVQVGIVSWGVGCGRNNTPGVYTETALYAKWLVAVVNKAASLYPVVLLLLLCVVLPLGLLVTL